One Felis catus isolate Fca126 chromosome D1, F.catus_Fca126_mat1.0, whole genome shotgun sequence DNA segment encodes these proteins:
- the UBE4A gene encoding ubiquitin conjugation factor E4 A isoform X2, translating into MTDQENNNNISSNPFAALFGSLADAKQFAAIQKEQLKQQSDELPATPDDSDNSVSESLDEFDYSVAEISRSFRSQQEICEQLNINHMIQRIFLITLDNSDPSLKSGNGIPSRCVYLEEMAVDLEDQDWLDMNNVEQAVFARLLLQDPGNHLINMTSSTTLNLSADRDAGERHIFCYLYSCFQRAKEEITKVPENLLPFAVQCRNLTVSNTRTVLLTPEIYVDQNIHEQLVDLMLEAIQGAHFEDVTEFLEEVIEALILDEEVRTFPEVMIPVFDILLSRIKDLELCQILFYAYLDILLYFTRQKDMAKVFVEYIQPKDPSNGQMYQKTLLGVILNVSCLLKTPGVVENHGYFLNPSRSSPQEIKVQEANIHQFMAQFHEKIYQMLKNLLQLSPETKHCILSWLGNCLHANAGRTKIWANQMPEIFFQMYASDAFFLNLGAALLKLCQPFCKPRSSRLLTFNPTYCALKELNDEERKIKNVHMRGLDKETCLIPAVQEPKFPQNYNLVTENLVLTEYTLYLGFHRLHDQMVKINQNLHRLQVAWRDAQQSSSPAADNLREQFERLMTIYLSTKTAMTEPQMLQNCLNLQVSMAVLLVQLAIGNEGSQPIELTFPLPDGYSSLAYVPEFFADNLGDFLIFLRRFADDILETSADSLEHVLHFITIFTGSIERMKNPHLRAKLAEVLEAVMPHLDQTPNPLVSSVFHRKRVFCNFPYAPHLAEALIKVFVDIEFTGDPHQFEQKFNYRRPMYPILRYMWGTDTYRESIKDLADYASKNLEAMNPPLFLRFLNLLMNDAIFLLDEAIQYLSKIKIQQIEKDRGEWDSLTPEARREKEAGLQMFGQLARFHNIMSNETIGTLAFLTSEIKSLFVHPFLAERIISMLNYFLQHLVGPKMGALKVKDFSEFDFKPQQLVSDICTIYLNLGDEENFCATVPKDGRSYSPTLFAQTVRVLKKINKPGNMIVAFSNLAERIKFQVCNIVIQHFHTSPYRIITTILIVLSTREGRTENRFKKLLLEEKNVQIFIGCFYENFSAQCYQ; encoded by the exons ATGACAGACCAGGAGAATAACAACAACATCTCAAGTAACCCCTTTGCTGCTCTTTTTGGCTCCCTGGCTGATGCCAAGCAGTTTGCAGCAATCCAAAAAGAGCAGCTGAAGCAGCAATCTG ATGAACTCCCAGCTACCCCAGATGACTCGGATAATAGTGTGTCAGAAAGCCTGGATGAATTTGATTACTCTGTGGCTGAGATTAGCCGCTCATTCCGTTCACAGCAGGAAATATGTGAGCAACTCAACATCAATCACATGATCCAAAGGATCTTCCTCATTACTCTGGACAACA GTGACCCAAGCTTGAAAAGTGGGAATGGCATCCCCAGCCGTTGTGTGTATTTGGAAGAAATGGCGGTAGACCTGGAAGATCAAGACTGGCTTGATATGAACAATGTTGAGCAG GCTGTCTTCGCTCGCTTATTACTTCAGGATCCAGGCAACCACTTGATTAACATGACTTCTTCTACAACATTGAATCTCTCTGCTGATCGagatgcaggggagaggcacattTTTTGTTACCTTTATTCCTGCTTCCAAAGAGCTAAGGAAGAG ATTACCAAAGTTCCAGAGAACCTGCTCCCCTTTGCAGTACAGTGCAGGAACCTCACTGTGTCCAATACCCGAACAGTTCTCCTCACCCCAGAGATCTATGTTGACCAAAACATCCATGAGCAACTGGTAGATTTGATGTTGGAAGCCATCCAAGGAGCCC ATTTTGAAGATGTAACTGAGTTTCTGGAAGAGGTCATTGAAGCCTTGATATTGGATGAGGAAGTTCGAACATTTCCAGAAGTCATGATTCCAGTGTTTGATATTTTATTGAGCCGAATAAAAGACCTAGAACTCTGTCAGATCCTGTTTTATGCATATCTGGATATTCTTCTCTATTTCACTAGGCAGAAAGATATGGCAAAG gtTTTTGTAGAATACATTCAGCCCAAGGACCCTAGCAACGGGCAGATGTACCAGAAGACCTTGCTGGGAGTAATCCTCAATGTCTCCTGCTTACTAAAGACTCCGGGTGTAGTAGAAAATCATGGCTACTTCCTGAATCCATCTCGTTCCAGTCCCCAGGAGATCAAAGTGCAAGAGGCCAACATCCATCAG TTCATGGCTCAGTTCCATGAAAAGATCTACCAGATGCTGAAGAACTTACTCCAGCTCTCTCCAGAAACCAAACACTGTATCTTGTCCTGGCTTGGAAACTGTTTGCATGCAAATGCAGGCCGCACCAAGATTTGGGCCAATCAGATGCCAGAAATCTTCTTCCAAATGTACGCCTCGGATGCCTTCTTTCTGAATCTGGGTGCTGCTCTCCTGAAGCTGTGCCAGCCATTTTGCAAACCCAGATCCTCTCGGCTCCTCACCTTTAATCCCACCTACTGTGCCCTGAAGGAGTTGAATGATGAAGaacgaaaaattaaaaatgtacacatgAGAG GTTTGGACAAAGAAACTTGTTTGATCCCAGCTGTGCAGGAGCCAAAATTTCCCCAGAACTACAACCTTGTGACGGAGAACCTTGTCCTGACAGAGTACACCTTGTACTTGGGATTTCACAG GTTGCATGATCAGATGGTAAAAATCAACCAAAATCTGCATCGGCTGCAGGTTGCCTGGCGGGATGCTCAGCAGAGTTCTAGCCCTGCTGCTGACAACCTCCGTGAGCAGTTTGAACGACTGATGACCATCTATCTTTCTACCAAGACTGCCATGACCGAGCCACAGATGCTACAAAATTGTCTGAATTTGCAGGTGTCCATGGCTGTTCTACTCGTTCAACTGGCCATAGGCAATGAGGGCTCACAGCCAATAGAGCTAACTTTTCCTTTGCCAGATGGCTACAGCTCTTTGGCTTATGTGCCAG aattttttgcAGATAACTTGGGTGACTTCCTCATTTTTCTCCGCCGCTTTGCTGATGACATCTTGGAGACGTCAGCAGATTCCCTGGAACATGTCCTCCACTTTATCACCATTTTCACTGGAAGCATAGAAAG GATGAAGAATCCCCACCTGAGGGCCAAACTGGCTGAGGTATTGGAAGCAGTGATGCCTCACCTGGATCAGACCCCAAACCCCTTGGTATCCAGTGTGTTCCACCGGAAACGTGTGTTCTGCAACTTTCCCTATGCACCCCACCTTGCAGAAGCTCTAATCAAGGTCTTTGTGGACATTGAGTTTACAG GAGACCCCCATCAGTTTGAACAGAAGTTTAATTACCGACGTCCCATGTATCCTATCCTAAGGTATATGTGGGGAACGGATACCTATCGAGAGAGCATTAAG GATCTGGCTGACTATGCCTCAAAGAATTTAGAAGCCATGAATCCCCCACTGTTCCTCCGCTTTCTTAACCTGCTAATGAACGATGCCATCTTCCTTCTGGATGAAGCCATACAG TATCTGAGCAAGATAAAGATTCAACAGATTGAGAAAGACCGAGGCGAATGGGATAGTCTGACTCCAGAAGCCCGCCGAGAGAAGGAGGCTGGCCTGCAGATGTTTGGACAGCTGGCGCGTTTCCATAACATCATGTCCAATGAAACAATTGGTACCCTTGCCTTTCTGACATCAG AGATTAAATCACTCTTTGTGCATCCTTTCCTGGCTGAGCGCATCATCTCCATGTTGAACTACTTCCTGCAGCACCTGGTTGGCCCCAAGATGGGGGCCTTAAAAGTCAAGGACTTCAGTGAATTTGACTTCAAACCCCAGCAGCTCGTATCAGATATCTGCACTATCTACTTAAATCTTGG GGATGAGGAGAACTTCTGTGCCACCGTGCCCAAGGATGGACGTTCCTATTCCCCAACTCTCTTTGCACAGACAGTCCGAgtcctgaagaaaataaataagcccGGGAATATGATTGTGGCTTTCAGCAACTTAGCAGAGAGAATCAAG tttcaggtgtgcaatatagtgattcagcacttccacaCATCACCATATCGTATCATCACTACCATATTAATTGTCTTGTCAACACGAGAGGGAAGAACAGAAAATCGATTTAAGAAACTTCTACTGGAAGAGAAGAATGTACAGATTTTTATAGGCTGTTTTTATGAAAACTTTTCTGCACAGTGTTACCAATAG
- the UBE4A gene encoding ubiquitin conjugation factor E4 A isoform X1: MTDQENNNNISSNPFAALFGSLADAKQFAAIQKEQLKQQSDELPATPDDSDNSVSESLDEFDYSVAEISRSFRSQQEICEQLNINHMIQRIFLITLDNSDPSLKSGNGIPSRCVYLEEMAVDLEDQDWLDMNNVEQAVFARLLLQDPGNHLINMTSSTTLNLSADRDAGERHIFCYLYSCFQRAKEEITKVPENLLPFAVQCRNLTVSNTRTVLLTPEIYVDQNIHEQLVDLMLEAIQGAHFEDVTEFLEEVIEALILDEEVRTFPEVMIPVFDILLSRIKDLELCQILFYAYLDILLYFTRQKDMAKVFVEYIQPKDPSNGQMYQKTLLGVILNVSCLLKTPGVVENHGYFLNPSRSSPQEIKVQEANIHQFMAQFHEKIYQMLKNLLQLSPETKHCILSWLGNCLHANAGRTKIWANQMPEIFFQMYASDAFFLNLGAALLKLCQPFCKPRSSRLLTFNPTYCALKELNDEERKIKNVHMRGLDKETCLIPAVQEPKFPQNYNLVTENLVLTEYTLYLGFHRLHDQMVKINQNLHRLQVAWRDAQQSSSPAADNLREQFERLMTIYLSTKTAMTEPQMLQNCLNLQVSMAVLLVQLAIGNEGSQPIELTFPLPDGYSSLAYVPEFFADNLGDFLIFLRRFADDILETSADSLEHVLHFITIFTGSIERMKNPHLRAKLAEVLEAVMPHLDQTPNPLVSSVFHRKRVFCNFPYAPHLAEALIKVFVDIEFTGDPHQFEQKFNYRRPMYPILRYMWGTDTYRESIKDLADYASKNLEAMNPPLFLRFLNLLMNDAIFLLDEAIQYLSKIKIQQIEKDRGEWDSLTPEARREKEAGLQMFGQLARFHNIMSNETIGTLAFLTSEIKSLFVHPFLAERIISMLNYFLQHLVGPKMGALKVKDFSEFDFKPQQLVSDICTIYLNLGDEENFCATVPKDGRSYSPTLFAQTVRVLKKINKPGNMIVAFSNLAERIKSLADLQQQEEETYADACDEFLDPIMSTLMSDPVVLPSSRVTVDRSTIARHLLSDQTDPFNRSPLTMDQIRPNTELKEKIQRWLAERKQQQKEQLE, encoded by the exons ATGACAGACCAGGAGAATAACAACAACATCTCAAGTAACCCCTTTGCTGCTCTTTTTGGCTCCCTGGCTGATGCCAAGCAGTTTGCAGCAATCCAAAAAGAGCAGCTGAAGCAGCAATCTG ATGAACTCCCAGCTACCCCAGATGACTCGGATAATAGTGTGTCAGAAAGCCTGGATGAATTTGATTACTCTGTGGCTGAGATTAGCCGCTCATTCCGTTCACAGCAGGAAATATGTGAGCAACTCAACATCAATCACATGATCCAAAGGATCTTCCTCATTACTCTGGACAACA GTGACCCAAGCTTGAAAAGTGGGAATGGCATCCCCAGCCGTTGTGTGTATTTGGAAGAAATGGCGGTAGACCTGGAAGATCAAGACTGGCTTGATATGAACAATGTTGAGCAG GCTGTCTTCGCTCGCTTATTACTTCAGGATCCAGGCAACCACTTGATTAACATGACTTCTTCTACAACATTGAATCTCTCTGCTGATCGagatgcaggggagaggcacattTTTTGTTACCTTTATTCCTGCTTCCAAAGAGCTAAGGAAGAG ATTACCAAAGTTCCAGAGAACCTGCTCCCCTTTGCAGTACAGTGCAGGAACCTCACTGTGTCCAATACCCGAACAGTTCTCCTCACCCCAGAGATCTATGTTGACCAAAACATCCATGAGCAACTGGTAGATTTGATGTTGGAAGCCATCCAAGGAGCCC ATTTTGAAGATGTAACTGAGTTTCTGGAAGAGGTCATTGAAGCCTTGATATTGGATGAGGAAGTTCGAACATTTCCAGAAGTCATGATTCCAGTGTTTGATATTTTATTGAGCCGAATAAAAGACCTAGAACTCTGTCAGATCCTGTTTTATGCATATCTGGATATTCTTCTCTATTTCACTAGGCAGAAAGATATGGCAAAG gtTTTTGTAGAATACATTCAGCCCAAGGACCCTAGCAACGGGCAGATGTACCAGAAGACCTTGCTGGGAGTAATCCTCAATGTCTCCTGCTTACTAAAGACTCCGGGTGTAGTAGAAAATCATGGCTACTTCCTGAATCCATCTCGTTCCAGTCCCCAGGAGATCAAAGTGCAAGAGGCCAACATCCATCAG TTCATGGCTCAGTTCCATGAAAAGATCTACCAGATGCTGAAGAACTTACTCCAGCTCTCTCCAGAAACCAAACACTGTATCTTGTCCTGGCTTGGAAACTGTTTGCATGCAAATGCAGGCCGCACCAAGATTTGGGCCAATCAGATGCCAGAAATCTTCTTCCAAATGTACGCCTCGGATGCCTTCTTTCTGAATCTGGGTGCTGCTCTCCTGAAGCTGTGCCAGCCATTTTGCAAACCCAGATCCTCTCGGCTCCTCACCTTTAATCCCACCTACTGTGCCCTGAAGGAGTTGAATGATGAAGaacgaaaaattaaaaatgtacacatgAGAG GTTTGGACAAAGAAACTTGTTTGATCCCAGCTGTGCAGGAGCCAAAATTTCCCCAGAACTACAACCTTGTGACGGAGAACCTTGTCCTGACAGAGTACACCTTGTACTTGGGATTTCACAG GTTGCATGATCAGATGGTAAAAATCAACCAAAATCTGCATCGGCTGCAGGTTGCCTGGCGGGATGCTCAGCAGAGTTCTAGCCCTGCTGCTGACAACCTCCGTGAGCAGTTTGAACGACTGATGACCATCTATCTTTCTACCAAGACTGCCATGACCGAGCCACAGATGCTACAAAATTGTCTGAATTTGCAGGTGTCCATGGCTGTTCTACTCGTTCAACTGGCCATAGGCAATGAGGGCTCACAGCCAATAGAGCTAACTTTTCCTTTGCCAGATGGCTACAGCTCTTTGGCTTATGTGCCAG aattttttgcAGATAACTTGGGTGACTTCCTCATTTTTCTCCGCCGCTTTGCTGATGACATCTTGGAGACGTCAGCAGATTCCCTGGAACATGTCCTCCACTTTATCACCATTTTCACTGGAAGCATAGAAAG GATGAAGAATCCCCACCTGAGGGCCAAACTGGCTGAGGTATTGGAAGCAGTGATGCCTCACCTGGATCAGACCCCAAACCCCTTGGTATCCAGTGTGTTCCACCGGAAACGTGTGTTCTGCAACTTTCCCTATGCACCCCACCTTGCAGAAGCTCTAATCAAGGTCTTTGTGGACATTGAGTTTACAG GAGACCCCCATCAGTTTGAACAGAAGTTTAATTACCGACGTCCCATGTATCCTATCCTAAGGTATATGTGGGGAACGGATACCTATCGAGAGAGCATTAAG GATCTGGCTGACTATGCCTCAAAGAATTTAGAAGCCATGAATCCCCCACTGTTCCTCCGCTTTCTTAACCTGCTAATGAACGATGCCATCTTCCTTCTGGATGAAGCCATACAG TATCTGAGCAAGATAAAGATTCAACAGATTGAGAAAGACCGAGGCGAATGGGATAGTCTGACTCCAGAAGCCCGCCGAGAGAAGGAGGCTGGCCTGCAGATGTTTGGACAGCTGGCGCGTTTCCATAACATCATGTCCAATGAAACAATTGGTACCCTTGCCTTTCTGACATCAG AGATTAAATCACTCTTTGTGCATCCTTTCCTGGCTGAGCGCATCATCTCCATGTTGAACTACTTCCTGCAGCACCTGGTTGGCCCCAAGATGGGGGCCTTAAAAGTCAAGGACTTCAGTGAATTTGACTTCAAACCCCAGCAGCTCGTATCAGATATCTGCACTATCTACTTAAATCTTGG GGATGAGGAGAACTTCTGTGCCACCGTGCCCAAGGATGGACGTTCCTATTCCCCAACTCTCTTTGCACAGACAGTCCGAgtcctgaagaaaataaataagcccGGGAATATGATTGTGGCTTTCAGCAACTTAGCAGAGAGAATCAAG TCTCTAGCAGACCTCCAGCAACAGGAAGAGGAGACGTACGCAGACGCCTGCGATGAGTTCCTGGATCCCATCATGAGCACGCTCATGTCCGACCCTGTGGTGCTGCCATCCTCCAGAGTCACTGTGGATAGATCCACCATTGCCAGACATCTGCTCAG tGACCAAACCGATCCCTTTAACCGTAGTCCCCTCACCATGGACCAGATCCGGCCAAAcacagaactaaaagaaaaaatacaacgGTGGCTCGCAGagaggaaacaacaacaaaaggagcAACTTGAATAA
- the LOC123380358 gene encoding guanine nucleotide-binding protein G(I)/G(S)/G(O) subunit gamma-3-like has protein sequence MKAETPVNSTMSTEQARKMVEQLKSEATLCRIKVFKAAADLMAYCDAHSCEDPLITPVPTLENLFWEKKFFCALL, from the coding sequence ATGAAAGCGGAGACTCCTGTGAACAGCACAATGAGTACTGAGCAAGCCcgcaagatggtggaacagcttAAGAGTGAAGCCACCTTGTGCCGGATAAAGGTGTTCAAGGCAGCAGCAGACTTGATGGCTTACTGTGATGCCCACTCCTGCGAGGATCCCCTCATCACCCCTGTGCCCACTTTGGAGAACCTCTTCTGGGAGAAGAAGTTCTTCTGTGCCCTCCTTTGA
- the UBE4A gene encoding ubiquitin conjugation factor E4 A isoform X3, producing the protein MIQRIFLITLDNSDPSLKSGNGIPSRCVYLEEMAVDLEDQDWLDMNNVEQAVFARLLLQDPGNHLINMTSSTTLNLSADRDAGERHIFCYLYSCFQRAKEEITKVPENLLPFAVQCRNLTVSNTRTVLLTPEIYVDQNIHEQLVDLMLEAIQGAHFEDVTEFLEEVIEALILDEEVRTFPEVMIPVFDILLSRIKDLELCQILFYAYLDILLYFTRQKDMAKVFVEYIQPKDPSNGQMYQKTLLGVILNVSCLLKTPGVVENHGYFLNPSRSSPQEIKVQEANIHQFMAQFHEKIYQMLKNLLQLSPETKHCILSWLGNCLHANAGRTKIWANQMPEIFFQMYASDAFFLNLGAALLKLCQPFCKPRSSRLLTFNPTYCALKELNDEERKIKNVHMRGLDKETCLIPAVQEPKFPQNYNLVTENLVLTEYTLYLGFHRLHDQMVKINQNLHRLQVAWRDAQQSSSPAADNLREQFERLMTIYLSTKTAMTEPQMLQNCLNLQVSMAVLLVQLAIGNEGSQPIELTFPLPDGYSSLAYVPEFFADNLGDFLIFLRRFADDILETSADSLEHVLHFITIFTGSIERMKNPHLRAKLAEVLEAVMPHLDQTPNPLVSSVFHRKRVFCNFPYAPHLAEALIKVFVDIEFTGDPHQFEQKFNYRRPMYPILRYMWGTDTYRESIKDLADYASKNLEAMNPPLFLRFLNLLMNDAIFLLDEAIQYLSKIKIQQIEKDRGEWDSLTPEARREKEAGLQMFGQLARFHNIMSNETIGTLAFLTSEIKSLFVHPFLAERIISMLNYFLQHLVGPKMGALKVKDFSEFDFKPQQLVSDICTIYLNLGDEENFCATVPKDGRSYSPTLFAQTVRVLKKINKPGNMIVAFSNLAERIKSLADLQQQEEETYADACDEFLDPIMSTLMSDPVVLPSSRVTVDRSTIARHLLSDQTDPFNRSPLTMDQIRPNTELKEKIQRWLAERKQQQKEQLE; encoded by the exons ATGATCCAAAGGATCTTCCTCATTACTCTGGACAACA GTGACCCAAGCTTGAAAAGTGGGAATGGCATCCCCAGCCGTTGTGTGTATTTGGAAGAAATGGCGGTAGACCTGGAAGATCAAGACTGGCTTGATATGAACAATGTTGAGCAG GCTGTCTTCGCTCGCTTATTACTTCAGGATCCAGGCAACCACTTGATTAACATGACTTCTTCTACAACATTGAATCTCTCTGCTGATCGagatgcaggggagaggcacattTTTTGTTACCTTTATTCCTGCTTCCAAAGAGCTAAGGAAGAG ATTACCAAAGTTCCAGAGAACCTGCTCCCCTTTGCAGTACAGTGCAGGAACCTCACTGTGTCCAATACCCGAACAGTTCTCCTCACCCCAGAGATCTATGTTGACCAAAACATCCATGAGCAACTGGTAGATTTGATGTTGGAAGCCATCCAAGGAGCCC ATTTTGAAGATGTAACTGAGTTTCTGGAAGAGGTCATTGAAGCCTTGATATTGGATGAGGAAGTTCGAACATTTCCAGAAGTCATGATTCCAGTGTTTGATATTTTATTGAGCCGAATAAAAGACCTAGAACTCTGTCAGATCCTGTTTTATGCATATCTGGATATTCTTCTCTATTTCACTAGGCAGAAAGATATGGCAAAG gtTTTTGTAGAATACATTCAGCCCAAGGACCCTAGCAACGGGCAGATGTACCAGAAGACCTTGCTGGGAGTAATCCTCAATGTCTCCTGCTTACTAAAGACTCCGGGTGTAGTAGAAAATCATGGCTACTTCCTGAATCCATCTCGTTCCAGTCCCCAGGAGATCAAAGTGCAAGAGGCCAACATCCATCAG TTCATGGCTCAGTTCCATGAAAAGATCTACCAGATGCTGAAGAACTTACTCCAGCTCTCTCCAGAAACCAAACACTGTATCTTGTCCTGGCTTGGAAACTGTTTGCATGCAAATGCAGGCCGCACCAAGATTTGGGCCAATCAGATGCCAGAAATCTTCTTCCAAATGTACGCCTCGGATGCCTTCTTTCTGAATCTGGGTGCTGCTCTCCTGAAGCTGTGCCAGCCATTTTGCAAACCCAGATCCTCTCGGCTCCTCACCTTTAATCCCACCTACTGTGCCCTGAAGGAGTTGAATGATGAAGaacgaaaaattaaaaatgtacacatgAGAG GTTTGGACAAAGAAACTTGTTTGATCCCAGCTGTGCAGGAGCCAAAATTTCCCCAGAACTACAACCTTGTGACGGAGAACCTTGTCCTGACAGAGTACACCTTGTACTTGGGATTTCACAG GTTGCATGATCAGATGGTAAAAATCAACCAAAATCTGCATCGGCTGCAGGTTGCCTGGCGGGATGCTCAGCAGAGTTCTAGCCCTGCTGCTGACAACCTCCGTGAGCAGTTTGAACGACTGATGACCATCTATCTTTCTACCAAGACTGCCATGACCGAGCCACAGATGCTACAAAATTGTCTGAATTTGCAGGTGTCCATGGCTGTTCTACTCGTTCAACTGGCCATAGGCAATGAGGGCTCACAGCCAATAGAGCTAACTTTTCCTTTGCCAGATGGCTACAGCTCTTTGGCTTATGTGCCAG aattttttgcAGATAACTTGGGTGACTTCCTCATTTTTCTCCGCCGCTTTGCTGATGACATCTTGGAGACGTCAGCAGATTCCCTGGAACATGTCCTCCACTTTATCACCATTTTCACTGGAAGCATAGAAAG GATGAAGAATCCCCACCTGAGGGCCAAACTGGCTGAGGTATTGGAAGCAGTGATGCCTCACCTGGATCAGACCCCAAACCCCTTGGTATCCAGTGTGTTCCACCGGAAACGTGTGTTCTGCAACTTTCCCTATGCACCCCACCTTGCAGAAGCTCTAATCAAGGTCTTTGTGGACATTGAGTTTACAG GAGACCCCCATCAGTTTGAACAGAAGTTTAATTACCGACGTCCCATGTATCCTATCCTAAGGTATATGTGGGGAACGGATACCTATCGAGAGAGCATTAAG GATCTGGCTGACTATGCCTCAAAGAATTTAGAAGCCATGAATCCCCCACTGTTCCTCCGCTTTCTTAACCTGCTAATGAACGATGCCATCTTCCTTCTGGATGAAGCCATACAG TATCTGAGCAAGATAAAGATTCAACAGATTGAGAAAGACCGAGGCGAATGGGATAGTCTGACTCCAGAAGCCCGCCGAGAGAAGGAGGCTGGCCTGCAGATGTTTGGACAGCTGGCGCGTTTCCATAACATCATGTCCAATGAAACAATTGGTACCCTTGCCTTTCTGACATCAG AGATTAAATCACTCTTTGTGCATCCTTTCCTGGCTGAGCGCATCATCTCCATGTTGAACTACTTCCTGCAGCACCTGGTTGGCCCCAAGATGGGGGCCTTAAAAGTCAAGGACTTCAGTGAATTTGACTTCAAACCCCAGCAGCTCGTATCAGATATCTGCACTATCTACTTAAATCTTGG GGATGAGGAGAACTTCTGTGCCACCGTGCCCAAGGATGGACGTTCCTATTCCCCAACTCTCTTTGCACAGACAGTCCGAgtcctgaagaaaataaataagcccGGGAATATGATTGTGGCTTTCAGCAACTTAGCAGAGAGAATCAAG TCTCTAGCAGACCTCCAGCAACAGGAAGAGGAGACGTACGCAGACGCCTGCGATGAGTTCCTGGATCCCATCATGAGCACGCTCATGTCCGACCCTGTGGTGCTGCCATCCTCCAGAGTCACTGTGGATAGATCCACCATTGCCAGACATCTGCTCAG tGACCAAACCGATCCCTTTAACCGTAGTCCCCTCACCATGGACCAGATCCGGCCAAAcacagaactaaaagaaaaaatacaacgGTGGCTCGCAGagaggaaacaacaacaaaaggagcAACTTGAATAA